One window of Robiginitalea biformata HTCC2501 genomic DNA carries:
- a CDS encoding UDP-2,3-diacylglucosamine diphosphatase, producing the protein MQQHPTIPDPIAIPGGKKVYFASDNHLGAPNSRESLVRERRFVAWLDSIREDAAAIFLLGDLFDFWFEYKRVVPKGFTRTLGALASLTDQGIPVIYFVGNHDLWMDGYFEEELNIPVYHKPRVFEIGGKRFFIGHGDGLGPGDKGFKRMKKVFTNPVAQWAFRWLHPDLGVRMAQYFSVKNKMISGEEDVRFLGEDREWLVQYARRKLTEAHFDYFVFGHRHLPLDIKLTDSSRYVNLGDWISHYSYGVFDGETLKLEYYRQ; encoded by the coding sequence ATGCAGCAGCACCCTACCATTCCTGACCCAATAGCCATCCCCGGCGGCAAGAAGGTTTATTTTGCCAGCGACAACCACCTGGGCGCCCCGAATTCACGGGAAAGCCTGGTCCGCGAGCGTCGGTTTGTGGCGTGGCTCGATTCCATCCGGGAAGACGCCGCAGCCATCTTCCTGTTGGGCGACCTATTTGATTTCTGGTTTGAATACAAGCGGGTGGTGCCCAAGGGGTTTACCCGCACGCTGGGCGCCCTGGCCTCCCTGACCGACCAGGGGATCCCAGTCATTTACTTTGTGGGCAACCACGACCTCTGGATGGACGGGTATTTCGAAGAAGAGCTGAACATTCCGGTGTACCATAAACCGCGCGTTTTTGAAATCGGCGGGAAGCGCTTTTTCATCGGCCACGGCGACGGGCTGGGACCCGGGGACAAAGGGTTTAAGCGAATGAAGAAGGTCTTTACCAACCCCGTGGCCCAGTGGGCCTTCCGGTGGCTGCACCCGGACCTGGGCGTCCGCATGGCGCAGTATTTCTCCGTGAAAAACAAGATGATTTCCGGCGAAGAGGACGTCCGCTTTTTGGGCGAAGACCGGGAATGGCTCGTACAATACGCCAGGCGCAAACTCACCGAAGCCCATTTCGACTACTTTGTCTTCGGCCACCGCCACCTGCCGCTGGACATCAAACTGACCGATTCCAGCCGCTACGTCAACCTGGGCGACTGGATTTCCCATTACAGCTATGGGGTTTTTGACGGGGAAACCCTGAAACTGGAATACTACCGCCAGTAA
- a CDS encoding 6-pyruvoyl trahydropterin synthase family protein gives MARVRITKEFTFETGHALYGYDGKCRNVHGHSYHLSVTVIGTPIAEDGAVKLGMVMDFGDLKKVVREEVVDRFDHATIFNRNTPHVELARTLEREGHRVILADYQPTSENMVVDFAHRISKRLPEHIRLHSLRLRETGTAYAEWFASDNPD, from the coding sequence ATGGCACGCGTACGCATCACCAAGGAATTTACATTTGAGACCGGCCACGCCCTGTACGGGTACGACGGGAAATGCCGGAATGTCCACGGTCACAGCTACCACCTTTCCGTTACCGTGATTGGGACGCCCATCGCAGAGGACGGGGCGGTGAAGCTCGGGATGGTCATGGATTTTGGCGACCTGAAGAAAGTGGTCAGGGAAGAGGTGGTAGACCGTTTTGACCACGCCACCATTTTTAACCGGAACACGCCCCATGTGGAACTGGCCCGCACCCTGGAACGGGAGGGTCACCGGGTCATCCTGGCGGATTACCAACCCACCAGTGAAAATATGGTGGTGGATTTTGCCCATCGGATCAGCAAACGACTCCCCGAACATATCCGGCTGCATTCGCTGCGGCTTCGGGAGACCGGGACGGCCTATGCCGAATGGTTTGCCTCGGACAACCCGGATTGA
- a CDS encoding ABC transporter ATP-binding protein: MRKLPKKALAAKRLKSIADQERISLRDSFRGWQSIPRFFREIYAAGPRLFILNLLGRLLKGFSPVVLLWIGKVIIDEIVFLLNNPDGDFTRLWTYVAIELGVALLTDLIGRGVTLTDGLLGDLYSNASSERIIHKAADLSMSQLENPVFYDKLERARMQTNSRVSLMSNVLAQGEGLLSIISLIAGLIYFEPWLILLLILSIVPAFINELKFSSDRYSLARSWTSERRELDYLRYIGANNRTAQEVKLFGLTGFIAGRFRDMAAQYYRLTRRLAVRQSLFGGLFNLLGVIAYYGAYILIIYRTLGGLLTLGELTFLSGSFNRLQTNMQGFFSRFTRISESALYLKDYFDFIDLEPESPGGDVVPMPDRIREGFEFREVYFTYPESDTPVLKGVSFRIRAGEKIAFVGQNGAGKTTLIKLILQFYQPTSGQILLDGTDISRFDKEAYRKRFGVIFQDYFRYEFTLRENIAVGDIGAVRDDTRIGEAARKSLADQVVQEMADGLEQQLGRRFARGQELSGGQWQKVALARAYMKDADVMVLDEPTASLDARAEYEVFERFIGLTRGRTSIIISHRFSTVRMADRILVLEDGVVTALGTHEDLMEQGGLYAELFTLQAAGYQ, from the coding sequence ATGCGTAAATTGCCAAAAAAAGCTTTGGCAGCCAAACGACTCAAATCCATTGCCGACCAGGAACGCATTTCCCTGCGGGATTCCTTTCGGGGCTGGCAATCCATCCCGCGTTTTTTCAGGGAGATCTACGCCGCCGGGCCCCGGTTGTTTATCCTGAACCTGTTGGGCCGCCTGCTCAAAGGTTTCAGCCCGGTTGTACTCCTGTGGATCGGCAAGGTCATCATCGACGAAATCGTCTTCCTGCTGAACAACCCGGACGGGGATTTTACCCGCCTGTGGACGTATGTCGCCATTGAATTGGGCGTGGCCCTGCTCACAGACCTGATCGGCCGGGGGGTCACCCTGACGGACGGCCTTTTGGGGGACCTCTATTCCAACGCTTCGTCCGAACGCATCATCCACAAGGCCGCCGACCTGTCCATGTCCCAGCTGGAGAACCCCGTTTTCTACGACAAGCTGGAACGCGCCCGTATGCAGACCAACAGCCGCGTATCCCTGATGAGCAATGTCCTGGCGCAGGGCGAGGGCCTGCTTTCAATAATTTCCCTGATCGCGGGCCTTATCTATTTCGAACCCTGGTTGATCCTGCTGCTGATTTTGAGTATCGTGCCCGCTTTTATCAACGAACTCAAGTTCTCCTCGGACCGGTACTCCCTGGCGCGCAGCTGGACGAGCGAAAGGCGCGAACTCGATTACCTGAGGTATATCGGCGCCAATAACCGAACGGCCCAGGAGGTGAAGCTATTCGGGCTAACAGGGTTTATCGCCGGCCGGTTCCGGGACATGGCGGCGCAGTACTACCGGCTCACCCGGAGGCTGGCCGTCCGCCAGAGCCTCTTTGGGGGCCTGTTTAACCTGCTGGGGGTCATCGCCTATTACGGGGCGTATATCCTGATCATCTACCGCACTCTGGGCGGGCTGCTCACCCTGGGGGAACTCACCTTCCTCTCCGGTTCCTTCAACCGGTTGCAGACCAATATGCAGGGCTTCTTTTCCCGGTTTACGCGGATTTCGGAGAGTGCCCTCTATCTGAAGGATTATTTCGATTTTATCGACCTGGAACCGGAAAGTCCCGGGGGAGACGTGGTCCCCATGCCGGATCGCATCCGCGAGGGATTCGAATTCCGGGAGGTGTATTTTACCTACCCGGAAAGCGACACGCCGGTACTCAAAGGGGTCAGTTTCCGCATCCGGGCGGGCGAGAAGATTGCCTTTGTCGGGCAAAACGGGGCCGGGAAAACCACGCTCATCAAACTGATCCTGCAATTTTACCAACCGACTTCCGGGCAGATCCTGCTGGACGGGACGGATATTTCCCGCTTTGACAAGGAGGCTTACAGGAAGCGGTTTGGGGTCATCTTCCAGGATTATTTCCGGTACGAATTCACGTTGCGGGAGAATATTGCCGTGGGGGATATCGGGGCCGTCCGGGACGATACCCGGATTGGCGAGGCCGCGCGGAAAAGCCTGGCGGACCAGGTGGTACAGGAAATGGCCGACGGCCTGGAGCAGCAGCTCGGGCGCCGGTTTGCCCGCGGGCAGGAACTCAGCGGGGGGCAGTGGCAGAAGGTGGCCCTGGCACGGGCCTACATGAAAGACGCGGACGTTATGGTCCTGGACGAACCCACGGCCTCCCTGGACGCCCGGGCGGAATACGAGGTGTTTGAGCGGTTTATCGGGCTGACCAGGGGACGAACCAGCATCATTATCTCCCACCGGTTCAGCACCGTCCGGATGGCCGACCGGATATTGGTGCTCGAAGACGGGGTGGTAACCGCCCTGGGCACCCACGAGGACCTGATGGAACAAGGCGGCCTGTACGCGGAACTATTTACCCTGCAGGCTGCGGGGTACCAGTAG
- a CDS encoding enoyl-CoA hydratase/isomerase family protein, which yields MTAARKEGSLYTQRSGPLARVEFGHPASNSFTSNLLSRLEREIDALGGDGDISVILLQSEGDRAFCAGASFDELLEIDNPETGAEFFSGFARVINAMRRCPKPIVARVHGKAVGGGVGLIAACDYALALEGASVRLSEISIGIAPLVIAPAVARKTGAAGLAELSLSPTEWKSAYWAQEKGLYARVFDSRQALDEEAEFFASQLASYPPAALTALKKALWEGTDHWGDLLPERAAETGRLALSETTQETLRKFKEKK from the coding sequence ATGACCGCAGCCCGCAAAGAAGGCAGTCTTTACACCCAGCGCTCAGGCCCACTGGCCCGCGTGGAATTCGGCCATCCTGCCAGCAACTCCTTCACCTCCAACCTGTTGAGTCGCCTGGAACGGGAAATCGATGCCCTGGGCGGGGATGGCGACATCTCGGTAATCCTGCTGCAATCCGAAGGCGACCGGGCCTTTTGTGCCGGCGCTTCCTTTGACGAACTCCTGGAAATAGACAACCCGGAAACCGGGGCCGAATTCTTCAGCGGCTTTGCCCGCGTCATCAATGCCATGCGCAGGTGTCCAAAGCCCATCGTGGCCCGTGTCCACGGCAAGGCGGTTGGTGGCGGCGTGGGGCTGATAGCCGCCTGCGATTACGCCCTGGCCCTTGAAGGCGCTTCGGTACGCCTCTCGGAAATCAGTATCGGCATTGCCCCCCTGGTGATTGCACCGGCCGTCGCCCGGAAAACCGGGGCAGCCGGGCTCGCAGAGCTGTCCCTCTCCCCCACAGAGTGGAAGAGCGCTTATTGGGCTCAGGAAAAAGGCTTGTATGCGCGCGTATTCGATTCGCGCCAGGCCCTGGACGAGGAAGCCGAATTCTTTGCTTCCCAACTCGCCTCCTATCCGCCTGCCGCGCTTACAGCCCTGAAAAAGGCCCTCTGGGAGGGGACGGACCACTGGGGGGACCTCCTGCCGGAACGCGCCGCAGAAACCGGGCGGCTGGCCCTGTCCGAAACCACCCAGGAAACCCTGCGGAAATTCAAGGAGAAAAAATAA
- a CDS encoding MATE family efflux transporter translates to MNPALSRKNINRLAIPAIFAGIAEPVLSITDTAIVGNIPENGLESLAAVGIVGSFLSMLIWILGQTRSAVSAIVAQYVGGDRLDDIKTLPAQAIFLNLALSLLILGVSLPLSPQIFGLLNAEGLILEYCISYFQIRVWGFPLTLLTFAIMGIFQGLQNTGWPMLIAITGAGLNILLDFALVYGVDRWIPAMNLEGAAWASLIAQGVMALLALGLLMWRTPIRLKLQFPVHPEMRRLIGMVLNLFIRTLSLNLALLLAVREATALGDRFIGAHTIAINLWLFAAFFVDGYSSAGKILGGRFLGAKDYDSLWNLAKKLSRYGLGVCLFLMVAATVFYRPTGRLFSEDVLVLQAFYSFFFILILGMPINGIAFVFDGIFKGMGKMRFLRNVLLFATFLGFVPALYLGKVLDWGLYGIWGAFTVWMLFRGAPLVWKFRQKFRPLLQKA, encoded by the coding sequence GTGAATCCAGCCCTCTCCCGGAAAAACATCAACCGCCTGGCCATACCTGCTATCTTCGCCGGTATCGCCGAGCCCGTTCTCAGCATCACGGATACGGCCATCGTGGGCAACATCCCGGAGAACGGCCTGGAATCCCTGGCAGCCGTGGGGATTGTCGGGTCCTTCCTTTCGATGCTTATCTGGATTTTGGGCCAGACGCGGTCTGCCGTATCGGCCATTGTGGCCCAGTATGTGGGCGGCGACCGGCTGGACGACATCAAAACGCTCCCCGCCCAGGCTATTTTCCTGAATCTCGCGCTGAGTCTTTTGATCCTGGGGGTCTCCCTCCCCCTGAGCCCGCAGATTTTCGGGCTGCTGAACGCCGAGGGCCTGATCCTGGAATACTGTATCTCCTACTTCCAAATCCGTGTCTGGGGATTTCCGCTGACACTACTCACCTTCGCGATCATGGGGATTTTCCAGGGCCTGCAAAATACCGGGTGGCCCATGCTCATCGCCATTACCGGTGCCGGGCTGAACATCCTGCTGGACTTTGCCCTGGTCTACGGCGTGGATAGATGGATTCCCGCTATGAACCTGGAGGGGGCTGCCTGGGCCAGCCTGATCGCCCAGGGGGTGATGGCCCTCCTGGCACTGGGGCTGCTCATGTGGCGGACGCCGATCCGCCTGAAACTGCAGTTTCCCGTACACCCGGAAATGCGCCGGCTGATCGGGATGGTACTCAATTTGTTTATCCGCACGCTATCCCTGAACCTGGCGCTCCTACTGGCCGTCCGGGAAGCCACGGCCCTGGGCGATCGGTTTATCGGCGCGCATACCATCGCAATCAACCTCTGGCTCTTTGCCGCCTTCTTCGTAGACGGGTACTCCTCTGCGGGGAAAATCCTGGGCGGGCGGTTCCTGGGTGCAAAGGACTACGACAGCCTCTGGAACCTGGCCAAAAAACTCAGCCGCTACGGCCTGGGGGTCTGCCTTTTCCTGATGGTCGCTGCAACCGTCTTCTACCGCCCCACCGGCAGGCTCTTCTCGGAGGACGTCCTGGTTCTGCAGGCGTTCTACAGCTTCTTCTTCATCCTGATCCTCGGAATGCCCATCAACGGGATCGCCTTTGTATTCGACGGGATATTCAAGGGGATGGGGAAGATGCGGTTTTTGAGGAACGTCCTTCTTTTTGCCACCTTCCTGGGCTTTGTCCCCGCCCTCTATCTCGGAAAAGTGCTGGATTGGGGCCTTTACGGTATCTGGGGGGCGTTTACGGTGTGGATGCTGTTCCGCGGAGCGCCCCTGGTCTGGAAGTTCCGGCAAAAATTTCGCCCGCTCTTGCAAAAGGCATAA
- a CDS encoding GNAT family N-acetyltransferase → MIRPAKVEEIPEIMEMARACGRAMQANGIFQWTDVYPKREAFVRDLDRGELWVIDAGHGPVGTIVVSSRMDEEYKSVRWLTPNRDNLYIHRLGVHPDYQRQGLAQQLMDHAEGLALRQGARSIRLDTFSRNHRNQRFYEQRGYQRLGAVYFPRQSAYPFYCYERVVNSQV, encoded by the coding sequence ATGATCCGCCCTGCAAAAGTAGAGGAAATCCCCGAAATTATGGAAATGGCCAGGGCCTGCGGCCGCGCCATGCAGGCCAACGGCATCTTTCAGTGGACGGACGTCTACCCGAAGCGGGAAGCCTTTGTCCGGGACCTGGACCGGGGGGAACTGTGGGTGATCGACGCGGGCCACGGGCCGGTGGGGACCATCGTGGTATCTTCCCGGATGGATGAAGAATACAAATCGGTACGCTGGCTTACCCCGAATCGCGACAACCTCTACATCCACCGCCTGGGCGTTCACCCGGATTACCAACGCCAGGGCCTGGCACAACAGCTGATGGACCATGCCGAGGGATTGGCGCTCCGGCAAGGCGCCCGCTCCATCCGCCTGGACACCTTCAGCCGAAACCACCGAAACCAGCGATTCTACGAGCAGCGGGGTTACCAGCGCCTGGGGGCTGTCTACTTCCCCAGGCAGAGCGCTTACCCTTTTTATTGTTACGAGCGGGTCGTAAATTCGCAGGTGTGA
- a CDS encoding universal stress protein: MKKILVPVGNPESALETLKYAVSFGAEFKAEIYAMEVLTKTSRAGELSNVKEKFVESSKERLRELIGQIDTGGVDVKVATYQGDLVDGLNNLTAELDIDLILVAPRSVEIDEELYLGNTTGRIIKRTNIPTLIVPKGCSFKPYKTILTAFRSGILKRKRVLKPLVAIQEKFGATVNLLMVKTPNYTDDDLKINTALMDIASQVTMTEHANTYLGVLEHLQSQQPDLLTVFRRKRGFFNALWEKNTIQKSEFSARIPVLVLSVKKD; encoded by the coding sequence ATGAAAAAAATCCTGGTCCCTGTAGGAAACCCCGAAAGCGCCCTCGAAACACTGAAATACGCCGTGAGCTTCGGCGCGGAATTCAAGGCTGAAATCTACGCGATGGAAGTGCTGACAAAGACCAGCCGGGCCGGGGAGTTGTCGAACGTGAAGGAGAAATTCGTCGAGAGCAGCAAGGAACGCCTTCGCGAACTGATCGGCCAGATCGATACGGGGGGTGTGGACGTTAAAGTGGCCACCTATCAGGGCGACCTGGTAGACGGCTTGAATAACCTCACAGCAGAACTGGATATCGACCTGATCCTGGTAGCCCCCCGGAGTGTGGAAATTGACGAGGAGCTCTACCTGGGGAATACCACCGGGCGAATCATCAAGCGCACCAACATCCCCACGCTGATTGTGCCGAAAGGCTGCTCCTTCAAGCCCTACAAAACCATCCTGACCGCATTCCGGTCCGGGATCCTCAAAAGGAAGCGGGTCCTCAAACCCCTGGTCGCCATTCAGGAGAAGTTTGGGGCCACGGTGAACCTGCTGATGGTCAAGACCCCGAATTATACGGACGACGACCTGAAGATCAATACCGCCCTGATGGACATCGCCTCCCAGGTGACCATGACCGAACATGCAAACACGTATCTGGGCGTACTGGAGCACCTGCAGAGCCAGCAACCGGACCTGCTGACGGTATTCAGAAGGAAGCGGGGCTTTTTCAATGCGCTCTGGGAGAAGAACACGATCCAAAAATCCGAGTTTTCGGCACGGATTCCCGTGTTGGTGCTTAGTGTGAAGAAGGATTGA
- a CDS encoding SDR family oxidoreductase, with protein MDQLKDKVAYITGGSKGIGYGIAQSLLAAGMRVAISGRDKKRIEEAAASLDRERVIPIVSDVTRLEDEEEAVKTILYRWGQVDAVIANAGLGHFAPVDELSPDHWKQMIDTNLTGVFHTLKAALPALKESRGYYITVASLAGTNFFASGAGYNATKFGVVGFTQAAMLDLRPFDIKVSTIMPGSVATHFNNNEPSEKDAWKIQPEDLGELVLDLLKMHPRTLPSKIEVRPSRPDNK; from the coding sequence ATGGATCAATTAAAGGATAAGGTAGCCTACATTACAGGAGGCTCAAAAGGAATCGGATACGGGATTGCCCAATCGCTGCTCGCGGCGGGCATGCGCGTGGCAATCAGCGGTCGGGATAAAAAGCGGATTGAGGAGGCGGCTGCGTCCCTGGACCGGGAGCGGGTCATCCCGATTGTGTCGGATGTTACCCGTCTGGAAGATGAAGAGGAGGCCGTCAAGACAATTTTGTACCGTTGGGGCCAGGTAGACGCCGTGATTGCAAACGCTGGCCTTGGTCACTTTGCGCCCGTGGACGAACTTTCCCCGGACCATTGGAAACAGATGATCGACACGAATCTGACCGGCGTTTTCCACACGCTGAAAGCTGCTTTGCCGGCCCTGAAGGAATCCCGGGGGTACTACATTACTGTGGCAAGCCTGGCCGGGACAAATTTTTTCGCCTCCGGGGCGGGTTATAACGCCACCAAATTCGGGGTGGTGGGTTTTACGCAGGCGGCCATGCTGGACCTGCGCCCCTTTGACATCAAGGTGTCGACAATCATGCCCGGCTCCGTGGCCACGCATTTCAACAACAATGAGCCCTCGGAAAAGGACGCCTGGAAGATCCAGCCGGAAGACCTGGGCGAACTGGTACTGGACCTGCTGAAAATGCACCCGCGGACGCTGCCGAGCAAGATCGAGGTCCGGCCTTCGCGCCCGGATAATAAGTGA
- a CDS encoding PD-(D/E)XK nuclease family protein, translating to MQSFLDSVLDDLPEWQSDPSSFVFVLPSKRAGFFLKNRMAQRATSTFLSPHIWSIEDFVAEISGLRYAGTLHLLFRLYEACLDQEGIQQESFADFTKWGPTLLQDFNEADRYLVDTDRLFETLAALNEIRNWTPDGSSTPMMDRQIAFWKNLAPIYSRFRTNLAGEGLAYQGMAYRAAASQLASYAAARGDVRYIFIGFNALNTAEDRIIQQLLEKPGSRIYWDADPHYIDNPVHDAGHFMRKHLRDWPSLRTGLAGIQNHFASPRNIRMVGIPKSVAQAKYCGSLLGELYAEDPEGIENTALVLGDEALLTPVLHALPAEIPAVNITMSYPIRHSPMAQLFDLLLEMRIRKTAEGWRVPQLLVLIAHPYLQSWFRSLDFEPTRGRMYLIRENLYYADSDALEAMGLPVTVRELLLPPPGAPPSDHAKNLEDITRALKPVYQKAGDPLQLEYLFHFNQLFNQLIQLTGAYPFVSDLKSLQLLYRQLLADEKVDFEGQPLSGLQVMGMLESRNLDFDTVIITSVNEGILPSGKSNASFIPFDVKREFGMPTYKEKDAVYTYHFYRLLQRARRVVICYNTEPEVIEGGEPSRFINQLRTDPVLGPQTELAFAVPETGAERPGELRIHKGPELLERLQEMASSGFSPTSLSRFIADPLLFYQRNVLGLDETEELEETVAANTFGTVLHDALEELYRPLEGAFLNRDNLAELRNRSDSAIERAFRKNYLRDGKARGKNLIALQVLRQHLDHFLGSEVTRAEKHRIRILGVEKKFRQELAVPGLQHPVTLKGTVDRIEEVDGQVRIVDYKTGKVTPAELRVSEWESLRTEPDRAKAFQVLCYALLYAGDSGTLPEKAGVVSFKNLGAGYQWFGVRTAPRQTEEQIHADTLTAFREVLHELLLEVFNPAVPFEARPA from the coding sequence ATGCAGTCTTTCCTGGATTCCGTACTGGACGACCTGCCCGAATGGCAATCGGACCCGTCCTCGTTTGTTTTTGTCCTGCCGAGCAAGCGGGCCGGCTTTTTTCTAAAGAACCGCATGGCCCAGCGGGCAACCAGTACCTTCCTGTCGCCTCACATCTGGAGTATTGAGGACTTTGTCGCGGAGATTTCCGGTTTGCGGTATGCCGGCACGCTCCACCTGCTGTTCCGGCTTTACGAAGCCTGCCTGGACCAGGAAGGCATTCAACAGGAATCCTTTGCCGATTTTACCAAGTGGGGGCCCACCCTCCTGCAGGATTTTAACGAGGCCGACCGCTACCTGGTAGACACGGACCGGTTATTCGAAACCCTGGCCGCCCTGAACGAAATCCGCAACTGGACCCCGGATGGCAGCAGCACCCCCATGATGGACCGTCAAATCGCCTTTTGGAAGAACCTGGCGCCGATCTATTCGCGGTTCCGGACAAACCTCGCCGGGGAAGGCCTTGCCTACCAGGGGATGGCCTATCGCGCCGCCGCTTCCCAATTAGCCTCCTATGCGGCAGCCCGGGGGGACGTACGTTATATCTTTATCGGTTTCAATGCGCTGAATACGGCGGAAGACCGAATCATTCAGCAGTTGCTGGAAAAACCGGGATCCCGAATCTACTGGGACGCGGATCCCCACTACATCGACAACCCCGTCCACGATGCCGGGCATTTTATGCGCAAACACCTGCGGGATTGGCCTTCCCTCAGGACGGGTCTCGCGGGCATCCAAAATCATTTCGCCAGCCCGCGCAATATCCGGATGGTGGGCATCCCCAAATCCGTTGCCCAGGCCAAATACTGCGGCTCGCTGCTGGGGGAATTATATGCCGAAGACCCGGAGGGTATTGAAAATACGGCCCTGGTGCTGGGGGATGAGGCCCTGCTGACGCCGGTGCTGCACGCCCTCCCCGCAGAAATCCCCGCGGTAAACATTACGATGAGCTATCCCATCCGGCACAGCCCGATGGCACAGCTATTCGACTTGCTCCTGGAGATGCGCATCCGCAAGACCGCAGAGGGTTGGCGGGTGCCGCAGTTGCTCGTGCTGATCGCACACCCCTACCTGCAGTCCTGGTTCAGGTCCCTGGATTTCGAACCGACCCGGGGCCGGATGTATCTGATTCGCGAAAACCTGTATTACGCAGATTCCGACGCCCTGGAAGCCATGGGGCTGCCTGTAACCGTCCGGGAATTGCTGCTCCCTCCGCCGGGTGCACCCCCAAGCGACCATGCAAAAAACCTGGAAGACATCACCCGGGCCCTGAAACCCGTGTACCAGAAAGCCGGGGACCCGTTACAACTCGAATACCTGTTCCATTTTAACCAGCTTTTCAACCAGCTGATCCAACTTACAGGGGCCTACCCGTTTGTCAGCGACCTGAAATCCCTCCAATTGCTCTACCGGCAACTACTGGCCGATGAAAAGGTGGATTTTGAGGGGCAGCCCCTCAGCGGCCTCCAGGTAATGGGAATGCTCGAAAGCCGGAACCTGGACTTTGACACGGTGATTATCACATCCGTAAACGAAGGCATCCTGCCTTCAGGCAAATCGAATGCCTCCTTCATCCCCTTCGACGTCAAGCGGGAATTCGGGATGCCCACGTATAAGGAAAAGGACGCCGTCTACACCTACCACTTTTACCGGCTGCTCCAGCGGGCACGCCGCGTGGTGATCTGCTACAATACGGAACCGGAAGTCATCGAAGGGGGCGAGCCCAGCCGGTTTATCAACCAGCTGCGCACCGACCCCGTCCTGGGGCCCCAGACGGAATTGGCCTTCGCCGTACCGGAAACCGGGGCCGAACGGCCGGGCGAATTGCGGATCCATAAGGGGCCGGAACTTCTTGAACGCTTGCAGGAAATGGCCTCCAGCGGGTTTTCCCCTACTTCCCTGAGCCGTTTCATCGCCGATCCCCTGCTGTTTTACCAGCGCAATGTGTTGGGCCTGGACGAAACGGAGGAACTGGAGGAAACCGTAGCTGCAAACACCTTCGGCACCGTACTGCACGATGCTCTGGAAGAACTCTACAGGCCCCTGGAAGGCGCCTTCCTGAACAGGGATAACCTGGCGGAACTCCGGAACCGATCCGACAGCGCCATCGAGCGGGCATTTCGAAAAAACTATTTGCGCGATGGAAAAGCCCGGGGCAAAAACCTAATTGCCCTGCAGGTCCTCCGGCAGCACCTGGATCACTTCCTCGGCAGTGAGGTGACCCGGGCGGAAAAGCACCGTATCCGGATCCTCGGGGTGGAAAAGAAATTCCGGCAGGAACTCGCAGTCCCGGGCCTGCAGCATCCGGTAACCCTCAAAGGCACCGTCGACCGGATTGAGGAGGTGGACGGGCAGGTACGGATTGTCGATTACAAGACCGGGAAGGTAACCCCGGCCGAGCTGCGGGTTTCCGAATGGGAATCGCTCCGGACGGAACCGGACCGGGCCAAGGCCTTCCAGGTACTGTGTTACGCCCTGCTCTATGCCGGCGATTCCGGGACCCTGCCTGAAAAAGCAGGGGTGGTATCCTTTAAAAACCTCGGGGCCGGCTACCAGTGGTTCGGGGTACGCACCGCCCCCCGGCAGACGGAAGAGCAAATCCATGCGGATACGCTTACTGCATTCCGGGAGGTCCTCCACGAGCTCCTGCTGGAAGTGTTCAACCCCGCAGTCCCGTTTGAAGCCCGCCCCGCGTAG